The window GTCGGGCCGGTCCCGGCTGGTGACGTAGTAGCTGGCCGACCGGCGCGACTCGGGCTCGACCGGCTGCAGCTCGACCGGGTCGAGCCCGTACCGGTGCAGGGCCTGGCGCACGCGGGCCAAGGCTGGGCGGCCCCTGGGCGCCCCGAGCAGGAGGTGGACGAGCGACCCGGCCGCCCAGCCGAGCGCGGCGCCCCCGAGCACGTCCAGGGGCAGGTGCGCCCCCACGTACATGCGGGCCAGGCAGACCACGATGGCGCCCGCCCACGCGACCCGCCGGCCCCGGCGGCCGAGGTAGGGGCTGGCCACGGTGGCGAGCGCGACCGCTACCGCGGAGTGTCCCGACACGTAGCCCAGGCCCCGGGCCGGCTCCCCGAGGATGTGCACGTTGTCGAGCAGGGTCTGCGGCCGGCCCCGCTGCACGAACTGCTTGATGACCCTGGCCACCACGTAGATGGCGCCGCCGGCGACCGCGGCGTCGAAGGCCAGCCGCCAGCGGCGGGTCGCCGCGGCCGCCACCGCGACCAGAGGCACGGCCCCCAGGTTGCCGAGCTGCATCATGAACCAGACGAACGGGTAGGCCCAGCCGGGGATCGGGAGGTCGTTGACGAGCCGGAAGACGTTGGTCTCCTGCTGGCCGATCCGGTCGCTGTGCACGGATCGGGTGCACAGGACGACGAGGACCACACCCAGGGCGACCCGCAGCGCGTCGCTCGGGTGGCGGGTGTACACCTCGCCACGGAACCGCCTCAGCGACACGCCCGCCCGGGCGCCGGCCATCTCCGCCATGCTACCGCCCCATGTCCGCGCTGCCCGGAAGTCTACGTTCTGCCTGGTCCCCTGAACAGCCCGGCCGGGCTCAGCCGGGCAGGCGCCCGAGGACCTCGGCGGCAGCGCGCAGGCCGCTGCGGACCGCGCCCTCCATCAGCCCGGCCCAGTCGCCGGCGGTGTGCTCGCCGGCGAAGTGCAGCCGGCCGGCGGGGCGGGCCAGGAGCTCGTCGTCGCCAGGGTCGCGGTCCGGGGTGCGGGTCGAGTAGGCGGCACCCACCCAGGGATCGCAGTCCCAGGTCGACAGCACCACGCCGGCCTCGTCGAGGTCGAGGTCGGGCCGCAGCGCCCGCAGCCGGCCCAGCCAGCCACCCGGGCCCTCGGCGACGCCGAGCCGCTCGAGCGCCGGCGCCGAGCCCGCGAACGCGCTGACCACCGGCTGCACGGCCCCGTCGGCGCCCCGCGCGGTCCAGGTCCAGTAATGGTCGGGAACTGACAGAACCGCGCTGGGCGGGGCCGGCCGCCGCAGGGGCACGAAGAGCTTGGCCGCGTGCCCGTAGACGACCCGCCCGAGCGCGCCCGCCTTCCAGGCCGGCAGGGCCGGGTCGAAGCGGATGCGGCCGGTCACCGAGGCCGGCACCGCGACGACGGCCGCGTCGGCCGTTACCACGTCTCCGCCGGCCCGGACCCGCACCCCAGGCCCGGTCCACACCACCGACTCGGCGGGGGCGCCGAGCCGGACCGCCGGGCCCAGGCGCTCGGCCAGGCGGTCCGCGACGCGCTGGTTGCCACCGGCCACGCGCACGCTCTCGCTCCGGTCGAACGTCGAGCCGGCGTGGTCGAGCGAGGTCGCGGCGAGCGCGCCCACCGGCTGGGCAGCTGAGACCTGGATGCGGGCGGCGATCGCCTCGCGCGCCCCCGGGTCGAGCGGCAAGGCCTCGAGCACCGCCGCGACCGACAGGCCTGGCCGGCGCCAGGCTCGGCCCGGCTCGGCGAGCAGCCGCCCGAGCTTGGCCACCTCGGCCCAGAGGGTCTCGCGGTCCACGCCGAGCCCGCCCCGTGGCTCGCGGTCGCCGTAGCTCATGCCGGCCGGCGCCAGCTCGAGGCCGAGGCGGCCGGTGGTGTCGGCCAGTGCGCGGTGCCCCCGCTCGACGAACTCGGCCCCCAGCTCCACGATGGCGGCGTTGCCGAGCCGGGCCGAGTGGACGCGGCCACCCACCCGGTCGCGCGCCTCGAGCACGAGCGGCTCGGCGCCCCCCTCCTGAAGGGTCCAGGCTGCCGCGAGCCCGGCGAAGCCCGCTCCGATGACGCACACCCGCATGGCCCGATCCTACCTGGACGGCGGCGGCCCCGGCTGGCGCTCCTGCCTGACGCCGTCCACCGAGGTGGTGGCCACGTCCTCAGGTCTTCAGTCCGATAACCGGTTGTATTCCGGACAGCAGCCAGGCGCCTCAGGCTGATCCCGGCGTGCCCCGGTGACCTGCGGCGTGCCCGGGGTGATCCCGGCGTGCCCCGGGTGACCGCCGTCAGGTGGGCGGGTCCTGGAAGGTGACGGTGACGTTGGTGAAGCCGAGCGAGCGGAGCATGCCCACAAGCATCGCCCGGGTGTTCGCCTCGGCCCTGGCCACCAGCCCGCTCTCGACCGCGGCCGACCCGAGCTTGGTGGTGGCGAGCTGGTACAGCTCCCGCTCGCTGGTCGGGTTGTCGGACAGCACCGAACCGAGCCGGTCGAGCAGACCCCGCTTGCGCGAGGCGACGAAGCTGCGGTCGGGGTCGATGCGGGCCTTGGTGAGCCGCGCGTGAGGCAGGGTGACCGAGACCGAGCGCCGGTCCTCGGAGACCTTGATCGCGCCCTTGTCGACGCCGGAGAAGTCCACCTCGGCGTCCACGCTGCCGGCGGCCACGAACAGCGTCCGCTCGCCCTTGACGAACGACGGCAGGTACTTCGAGTCCTTCTCGAGGTCGATCAGGATCTGGAAGTTGCCCGAGGCGGCCTTGTAGACGTGCAGGTCCTCGATCGCCTTGAGCACCACGGGCGGGCTGCGGTCCACCGACCGGGAAGCGAACGGGTTGGGG is drawn from Actinomycetes bacterium and contains these coding sequences:
- a CDS encoding NAD(P)/FAD-dependent oxidoreductase; translation: MRVCVIGAGFAGLAAAWTLQEGGAEPLVLEARDRVGGRVHSARLGNAAIVELGAEFVERGHRALADTTGRLGLELAPAGMSYGDREPRGGLGVDRETLWAEVAKLGRLLAEPGRAWRRPGLSVAAVLEALPLDPGAREAIAARIQVSAAQPVGALAATSLDHAGSTFDRSESVRVAGGNQRVADRLAERLGPAVRLGAPAESVVWTGPGVRVRAGGDVVTADAAVVAVPASVTGRIRFDPALPAWKAGALGRVVYGHAAKLFVPLRRPAPPSAVLSVPDHYWTWTARGADGAVQPVVSAFAGSAPALERLGVAEGPGGWLGRLRALRPDLDLDEAGVVLSTWDCDPWVGAAYSTRTPDRDPGDDELLARPAGRLHFAGEHTAGDWAGLMEGAVRSGLRAAAEVLGRLPG
- a CDS encoding phosphatase PAP2 family protein; the protein is MAEMAGARAGVSLRRFRGEVYTRHPSDALRVALGVVLVVLCTRSVHSDRIGQQETNVFRLVNDLPIPGWAYPFVWFMMQLGNLGAVPLVAVAAAATRRWRLAFDAAVAGGAIYVVARVIKQFVQRGRPQTLLDNVHILGEPARGLGYVSGHSAVAVALATVASPYLGRRGRRVAWAGAIVVCLARMYVGAHLPLDVLGGAALGWAAGSLVHLLLGAPRGRPALARVRQALHRYGLDPVELQPVEPESRRSASYYVTSRDRPDLFVKVVPRERRDGDLLWRAWRWLTLRRSAGPPRFSPPVQQVEHEASMALLAAGAGVRAPAVLLVRPFGNGAGLLVEHRVPGLGLERLPAERIDDTLLGEVWRQVAILHRARIAHGDLQPDSFVVDEEGHPWLVDFDRAEAAAGERQLDQDAAGLLASLSLVVEPARVVASAREALGPDAFGRTAALLGSRDLPAPTRRALRARPEVREQLEA
- a CDS encoding DUF4230 domain-containing protein produces the protein MSKRMGRQEPTRPLGPYDPWAETSRLGGPWPPQERQRPSRARIGIALLVVALLVLTVLGVGGFVGWRLWPSFPNPFASRSVDRSPPVVLKAIEDLHVYKAASGNFQILIDLEKDSKYLPSFVKGERTLFVAAGSVDAEVDFSGVDKGAIKVSEDRRSVSVTLPHARLTKARIDPDRSFVASRKRGLLDRLGSVLSDNPTSERELYQLATTKLGSAAVESGLVARAEANTRAMLVGMLRSLGFTNVTVTFQDPPT